A genomic region of Gemmata massiliana contains the following coding sequences:
- a CDS encoding coiled-coil domain-containing protein: protein MNETSWQTGADGDEMLEFVSDRLSPRQWLLASAAYARRLWDVLPDGPLRQAIDFAELALEPLSAKTRNEWLKKIDAALPEAVSAAESAQREIVRSADPDAATVADPVLARPNQIAPSFPLFQAASRHAANAIEWIGEAVGEAASAVRVLFREANEQMLEEIRALVEQAANSRTRANGAANNALRLKHEGDEHADRTAGVKNKRLAEAEALEIVRKIDEGKQRSQDNEFEAEMKRERAAAKQLARVLREIVGNAFTPPRFEPAWRTDTVTQLAQGIFEERAFERMVILADALLDADCDEEAILRHCRGTELGVKEPPQHFRGCWVIELILGRYAPLPAPKPGKKPKPKRNPLDDIFDFGPLRNDDTRLA, encoded by the coding sequence ATGAACGAAACCAGTTGGCAAACCGGCGCCGACGGCGACGAGATGTTGGAATTCGTCAGCGATCGGCTCTCGCCGCGCCAGTGGCTACTCGCGTCGGCGGCTTACGCGCGCCGGTTGTGGGACGTGCTTCCCGACGGCCCGCTCCGGCAGGCCATCGACTTCGCCGAACTCGCGCTCGAACCGCTGAGCGCCAAAACCCGCAACGAATGGCTCAAGAAGATCGACGCGGCCCTGCCCGAAGCCGTGAGCGCCGCCGAGAGCGCTCAGCGCGAGATCGTGCGGTCCGCCGACCCCGACGCGGCCACCGTCGCGGACCCGGTTCTCGCGCGCCCCAACCAGATCGCCCCTTCGTTCCCGCTGTTCCAGGCCGCGAGCCGGCACGCGGCCAACGCCATCGAGTGGATCGGCGAGGCCGTGGGCGAGGCGGCGTCCGCGGTCCGCGTGCTGTTCCGCGAAGCGAACGAGCAGATGCTCGAAGAGATCCGGGCGCTCGTGGAGCAGGCCGCGAACAGCCGCACGCGGGCCAACGGCGCGGCAAACAACGCGCTGCGGCTGAAGCACGAGGGCGACGAGCACGCGGACCGCACCGCGGGGGTCAAAAACAAGCGGCTCGCGGAAGCGGAAGCCCTCGAAATCGTGCGGAAGATCGATGAGGGAAAGCAGCGCAGTCAGGACAACGAGTTCGAGGCCGAAATGAAACGCGAGCGCGCCGCGGCGAAGCAACTCGCCCGCGTGCTGCGAGAGATCGTCGGCAACGCCTTTACGCCACCACGATTTGAACCCGCCTGGCGCACCGACACCGTCACGCAGCTCGCGCAGGGCATTTTCGAGGAACGGGCGTTCGAGCGAATGGTGATCCTCGCGGACGCGCTGCTCGACGCCGACTGCGACGAAGAAGCGATTCTGCGCCACTGTCGCGGAACCGAACTCGGGGTGAAGGAACCCCCGCAGCACTTCCGCGGGTGCTGGGTGATCGAACTCATCCTGGGGCGCTACGCCCCGCTCCCCGCGCCGAAGCCGGGCAAGAAGCCCAAACCGAAGCGCAACCCGCTCGACGATATCTTTGACTTCGGCCCGCTCCGCAACGACGACACGCGGCTGGCGTAA
- a CDS encoding helix-turn-helix domain-containing protein, whose translation MARPTPDKRTVAPNGQRIRELRQLAGFSLEDFAEKSGISTGTLGPVERRNKPIFVKKLHEIVEVLNRTKKVTTTYQELLLSADEAPKPAGFSRGVFQLPPSLPDFTGREDELARITARLRGGGRSVGVSSALRGMGGIGKTVTAIEACWEVKDDFPDGQLVVELRGMSEQPLTPVQAMAQIIRDFHPETGKLPDDEKELLPLYRRVLTDKKALVLLDDAKDEAQVRSLLSVPPVAFVVTSRTALALDGVEAIRLGVLPPGEALALLRSIVGTKGTDDELRIVAEQCGWLPLALRVAGDFLRLHENWPLPKYIAALEDESKRLERLKGKTPDRDVEAVLGLSARELVCENTKLAERWQMLSVFPADFDSLAAAAIWDLMDGDIPDANSAEDELTALLERSLVQFDTDTDRYSLHDLMRPIAREVFDFVVAHPLKVTSADRISLAERCFANFYCKILYELNMLYEKGNDSSLFALAVFDRELGNIRRGRELSIQNRKSDKKSIKSIRDYSNNGSYIIDFRLSTWELIAWLEDAISACRELEDRLGEGNMLGNLGLAWHAFGDARKAIALHEQHLTIAREIGHRQGEGNALGNLGCAWHAFGDARKAVALHEQHLTIAREIGHRQGEGAALGGLGSAWCTLEDARKAIAFHEQHLTIAREIGHRQGEGAALGGLGEMWFALGNSKKAITFYEQAIAVLHEIGDRRGEGNVLGNLGNAWLALGNAKKAISLQEQHLTIAREIGHRQGEGSSTFNMASALYQLNQHNEAIRLAERALEIFTEIESQDAQKVRRLLAKWRSETT comes from the coding sequence ATGGCACGCCCAACGCCCGACAAGCGCACCGTTGCACCTAACGGCCAGCGAATTCGCGAGTTACGACAGCTTGCCGGATTCTCACTCGAAGATTTTGCTGAGAAGTCGGGCATATCCACTGGAACACTTGGACCGGTTGAGCGGCGCAACAAACCGATCTTCGTGAAGAAGCTCCACGAGATCGTGGAAGTGCTGAACAGGACGAAAAAAGTCACCACTACCTACCAAGAGTTGCTCTTGTCTGCCGACGAAGCACCAAAACCCGCCGGTTTCTCACGCGGGGTGTTTCAGCTTCCGCCGTCGCTGCCGGACTTCACCGGACGCGAAGACGAACTCGCCCGGATCACAGCCCGGCTTCGTGGCGGCGGTAGGTCGGTCGGGGTGTCATCCGCGTTGCGCGGGATGGGTGGCATTGGCAAAACGGTGACAGCCATCGAAGCGTGTTGGGAAGTGAAAGACGACTTCCCGGACGGCCAACTCGTGGTCGAGCTTCGCGGGATGTCCGAGCAACCGCTCACGCCGGTCCAGGCGATGGCCCAAATCATCCGCGACTTCCACCCCGAAACCGGCAAGCTCCCAGACGACGAGAAGGAGCTACTCCCCCTTTACCGACGAGTGCTCACGGACAAGAAGGCACTCGTACTGCTGGATGACGCGAAAGACGAAGCCCAGGTCAGAAGTCTACTGTCAGTACCGCCTGTGGCGTTCGTGGTTACAAGTCGCACGGCTCTCGCACTCGACGGAGTGGAAGCAATTCGGCTCGGCGTACTGCCGCCAGGCGAAGCCCTCGCGTTACTCCGTAGTATCGTCGGGACAAAGGGAACGGACGACGAATTGCGAATAGTCGCTGAACAGTGTGGATGGCTCCCACTGGCTCTGCGGGTCGCCGGCGACTTCCTCCGGCTGCACGAGAACTGGCCGCTGCCAAAATACATTGCCGCATTAGAAGATGAATCGAAGAGGCTGGAACGATTGAAGGGCAAAACTCCTGATCGCGATGTGGAAGCGGTATTGGGGCTGAGCGCACGCGAACTCGTCTGCGAGAATACAAAACTAGCCGAACGATGGCAGATGCTGTCTGTGTTCCCTGCCGATTTCGATTCACTCGCCGCAGCAGCGATTTGGGATCTTATGGACGGGGATATACCTGACGCGAACTCCGCCGAGGACGAACTGACAGCCCTGCTCGAACGTAGCCTAGTTCAATTCGACACAGACACCGACCGCTATTCACTCCACGATCTAATGCGACCAATCGCTCGCGAGGTGTTCGATTTCGTTGTGGCTCATCCATTAAAAGTCACATCAGCCGACCGTATCTCTCTAGCCGAACGATGCTTTGCCAATTTTTACTGCAAAATATTATATGAATTGAACATGCTTTACGAAAAAGGAAATGATAGCTCGCTATTCGCATTAGCTGTATTCGATCGAGAGTTGGGAAATATCAGGCGCGGCAGGGAATTATCAATCCAGAACAGAAAGTCTGATAAAAAATCAATTAAATCAATTAGAGACTATTCAAATAATGGAAGCTATATTATTGATTTTCGCCTTTCTACCTGGGAGCTGATCGCTTGGCTTGAAGATGCTATCTCTGCGTGCCGCGAACTTGAGGATCGACTTGGAGAAGGAAATATGCTGGGGAATTTGGGGCTTGCGTGGCACGCCTTTGGAGACGCTAGGAAAGCGATTGCCCTCCACGAGCAGCACCTCACCATCGCTCGCGAAATTGGGCACCGACAAGGAGAGGGAAACGCACTGGGGAATTTGGGATGTGCGTGGCACGCTTTTGGAGACGCTAGGAAAGCGGTTGCCCTCCACGAGCAGCACCTCACCATCGCTCGCGAAATTGGGCACCGGCAAGGAGAAGGGGCGGCGCTGGGGGGCTTGGGGAGTGCGTGGTGCACGCTCGAAGACGCCAGGAAAGCGATCGCCTTCCACGAGCAGCACCTCACCATCGCTCGCGAAATTGGGCACCGGCAAGGAGAAGGGGCGGCGCTGGGAGGGCTGGGGGAAATGTGGTTCGCTCTCGGGAACAGTAAAAAAGCTATTACCTTCTACGAACAGGCCATAGCCGTTTTACACGAAATTGGCGACCGACGTGGAGAAGGAAACGTGTTAGGAAATCTGGGCAACGCATGGCTTGCTCTCGGCAACGCAAAGAAAGCTATCTCACTCCAAGAGCAGCACCTCACTATTGCTCGCGAGATCGGACATCGGCAAGGAGAAGGCAGTTCGACCTTCAACATGGCATCGGCACTGTACCAGCTCAATCAGCACAACGAGGCCATTCGTCTCGCAGAACGCGCACTGGAAATCTTCACCGAGATCGAAAGCCAAGACGCCCA